The sequence below is a genomic window from Bacteroidales bacterium MB20-C3-3.
TGCCGGCGTTGTGTAATCCAGGCTTGAATGCTCTCTCAAATTATTGTAAAAATTTACAAACTCGCTGCAGCACCTTTGCAAATCTGTACCATTCTCAGGGAGTTCTAAATATATTTTATCATATTTGATAGTCCTGAAAAACCTCTCAACGAATTAATTGTCTGTTGCTCTTCCTTTTCCGTCCATAGATATTTGTATATCTTGGTCTTTAAGGAAATTGATATATTCTTTAGAATTTCAAGCTCTAAAGAACTCGCAACGGATGGCGTATAATAAAGAGAGCTTCTGCTGATGTTGAGCAACTCACATTGTTTGCAAAGAGAAAGCTCCGCGCTCTCTTTTTCAATCAGATTCTTCCGCTGATCCATAGGAATCATAGTACTTTTTTTTTGAGCCAATCGTTTTCTACCTTTAACTGACCTATTTGTTTGAAAAGTTCTTCCTTTTCCTTTTCGGCGTCTTGAATAGTCTTTTTGTCCTCATTCCCTTTGCTGAAAACACTTGCTGCATTTTCCAGAAACTCTCTTTTCCAAATGGAAATCAGATTGGGGTGTAATTCAAACTGTTCTGCCAGCTCGCTAAGAGATTTGTGTTCTTTAATAGCCTCCAAAACTACCCGGGCTTTGAATTCGGCTGTGAATTTGCGTCGTGATCTTTTCATAATGACAGAAATTTAATTGTTTATTAATTCCTGTCCAAAATTTTTAGACCATTACAGTCTTTATGCAGCAAATTTTTCACTGTGGCTCTGTCTTTCTACGCTTGTGCACAACGGACGAGGCTATAAGCAGTTGGGGACTTCGTGGACGCTTCCTTATCAACCGAGCAGAAAGCTTGCAAGCGAGAGCGACGCACGACCAACCACTTAAACCCCAATTGCTTATGAGCCTGTGTTAGCCCCAGTTTTTTATTATTTTTTTGTTGTAATATTTACATTTATCATAAAAATCAACGATAGTAGAATCCTGTGATTTTTCAACCAATTCTTCCCACGTTATCAATTTGACATCAAGTTTATCAATAAAATTATCAAGATTAGAATTTATCCAATCAAAAATATCTCTCTTTTTATCATCATCTGTCGGATAATGCGAAATCCTATTTTTTATTGTAGTTTTAATATTATCCTTATCCGTAAAGCTTTTAAAAGTCGGCTCCATAACAATCTGTTCTTCTGGAAGTAATACATAAAAAGCTAACTTTTTAAAATTATCAATCTGTATTGTTTTATTATCATAAATCAGTTTGGCAATACAGGCAACATTTCGTGCAGCTTGATTATAATTATCAGCATTTTTAGTTCCTGTCGACAATTTACTATACATTTTAGCCTCAGTCACATAAAAGAAATCGCAAGAATCTTTTAGAATCAAGTCTCCTGTGTCTTTTTTGCCAATTTCAAATTTACCAACAACACCATCGGCATGAGTCCAAGACTCTGAAAGATTATCTCCTCGTGTTCTTGCTAAAAATGGTGAAGGCAATAACGCTTCTGAAAACCAATCTACATTATCAGGGAATAATAAATCCTGATGAATTATCCTTTTT
It includes:
- a CDS encoding transposase, with translation MKRSRRKFTAEFKARVVLEAIKEHKSLSELAEQFELHPNLISIWKREFLENAASVFSKGNEDKKTIQDAEKEKEELFKQIGQLKVENDWLKKKVL